agggaaaaagtgAATtcgcctgagtgtgtgtgtgtgtgtgtgtgtgtgtgtgtgtgtgtgtgtgtgtgtgtgtttgacgtgtgtgtgtgtgtgtgtgtttgacgtgtgtgtgtgtgtgtgtgtgtgtgtgtgtgtgtgtgtgtgtgtgtgtgtttgacgtgtgtgtgtgtgtgtgtgtgtgtgtttgacgtgtgtgtgtgtgtgtgtgtgtgtgtgtgtgtttgacgtgtgtgcgtgtgtgtgtgtgtgtgtttgacgtgtgtgtgtgtgtgtgtgtgtgtgtgtgtgtgtgtgtttgtgtgtgtgtgtgtgtgtgtgtttgacgtgtgtgtgtgtgtgtgtgtgtccctctcactctcttccatTCTGCATACGCATAATTATTATATACAAATTAATAAAGGATAAAAATTCATACATAAatttgcggactgatccataaccATGAgagatgagaaggagagagagggaaagagacagagacagagagagagatgttggaaatgtttgtacgtgtgtgcgcagcgcgtgtatgtttacgtgtgcgtgtgcgtgagtgcgtagcGGCACGTACATGAACCTGTATATGCTTGCGCACGTGCGTCTGCGCATGTATATGTGCTATTATCGGTTATCAGCACATGAGCGAATCGATTGCCCCTCACCCGCGAGATTGCATAGCAATCAGTATGCAATCGCTGAACGCGCATTAAATCACATTGCGATTGCCGTGCCTGAGAAAgaggtttctctgtctgtctgtctgtctgtctgtctgtctgtatgtatgtatgtatgtatgtatgtgtacatgtctgtcagtgtgtctgtctgtctgtctgtttgtctatctagctgtctttctgtctgtatggcggtctctctctctgtctctctctctctgtctctctctctctctctctctctctctcttttaccacgtctctctcgccccatctctctctatctctctctctctctctctttgcatagattcaaaagattttttttgtcctttctgtGAAAAGGTTCCTGAAACAGAGATCCATTTTTTTGCTTAAatgtccacacacaaaaaagtgagcCCAGAAACGAATTAATTCCTGTTAAATATCACAGGCATCCATCTATGTTTAAATTTGCATTACTGATGGCtgcaggaaacaaaacaacagtgatgAATGTTGCTAACTTTGTGTACAAagctctggagaaaaaaaaaaaaaaagggaggcagaatttaagtgttgtttttttctttccttatacTACGCATTGTTTACTCCCATTGTAATGGGCCATGGCGTATACAATTAatccatctggaatctggaatcacCGCCCCCtcacgtctttctctctctctctctttctgtgtgtgtgtgtgtgtgtgtgtgtgtgtgtgtgtgtgtgtgtgtgtgtgtgtgtgctcctctgtctctcgttttctctcttgtttccatctccgtcctctctctccctctctctaacacaatcacaaacatatatatctctgtttatctatgtatctatctgggTATGTATATAtccttctgtctatctttttATGACGAGTGTgcatatttttttatgtatgtgtgtgtgtgtgtgtgtgtgtgtgtgtgtgtgtgtgtgtgtgtgtgtgtgtgtgtgtgtgtgattatgtattgACTATGGGGAAAATGAAGATAAGTCAGATTGTCTGAATGCTTATTCACTCATCAATcgttctgtctatgtatctgtctatgcaTTCGGTCtgcctatgtatctgtctatctacctacctatctgtctatctattatatctgtctgcctacctgtccatctgtttgtcagtctgtctgtctgcctgtctctctgtctgtatgtctatgtccaTCTATCGATCTACCTATCTATACATCGTCCGACGACAAAGGAGTTGTAGGTTGAGAACGCCGAGAGTCATGACGATATGTTGAACGATGCTGACTGAGACAGACGCTGTAGCAGAGACTTGTTGACAGAAGTGGCAAATGTTCGTTCCCTTGTTTTTGCGTCATGTTACCTTCGTTTTCATCGGAGAAcgggaataacaacaacaaacaagagaggcaagtccttcaagactcacttgtgataaattaagtcccctagcattaattacagagtaatttctcttttttactatctgcaccaaaacgtttgcaaaaaaaaataaaaatccatgcttcgcaaaagaagttcctgtttgaacaaaaaatgataataatgacccctcttgttgttgtgtcagaatatccggtcaaagtgccaagtttagagaatacaaaaaatataaatataacagtaaatgcagtttgcatataattaggcttctttttattatttttttgtgcccatcccagaggtgcaatattgttttaaacaagatgactggaaagaactgaatttttcctatttttatgccaaatttggtgtcaactgacaaagtatttgcagagaaaatgtcaatgttaaagtttaccacggacacacagacacacggacacacacacacacacacacacacacacacacacacacacacaaccgaacaccgagttaaaacatagactcactttgtttacacaagtgagtcaaaaacgaccgGCTaacgtgtcttgtgtgtgtgtgtttgtgtgtgtgtgtgtgcgtgtgcgtgtgtgtgtgtgtgcgtgtacgcgtctgtgtgtgcgatggagagagaggggggtagagagagaagggggggagaaagagagggggagagggagggggagagagtgagagggagagagagagagagagacatcaggtgggaaggagagggggaggaagggaggggatggggtaatgaggagagaggggggggagtggagggagtggcgCTCACGTGCTTTATTCGCCTTTCTTCACGTCTCTcacttttttctatctttctttctttctttctttcttttcttcttcttctcttcttcttcttctttttcttcttcgtctacttcttctttttcttcttcttcttcttcttcttcttcttctcttctgttctctctctctgtccgtctctgtctgtctctgtctgtctctgtctctgtctctctctctctctctctctctctctctatctctctatctctctatctatctatctatctctttcctttcttcctcccacaGTCGTTTTCTATctcagagaaggagagggaaagggtcAGTATATTATGTTCTGTctgatatgtctctgtctgtctgtctgtctgtctgtctgtctctctgatatgtctctgtctgtctgtctgtctgtctgtctgtctctctctctctctctcactctctgtgtattgcccccacctatctctctctctctctctgtaagtgtgtgtgtatgtgtgtgtggttgtgtgcgtgtctctgtgcgcgcgcgcgcgcgtgtgtgtgtgtgtgtgtgtttaagattgtgtgcgtacgagtgtgtgtacatgtatgaacTCGCATATTGCGCACGAAGATGCACCCGTCCATGAAGGTGCAGCGTACATTATAACACATCGATTGGCTCAGGAGGCTCTCGTAGCAACAATCTGTGTGCAATCATTGGTCGCTCCAGTTCACGTTGCCGCTGCCGCACTTTGCTCACCGTCtggacctgattttttttttttttaatttaaaaccctttcaccgccagtcagttcagagtgcaaattaaccttgtgcaggaaccacagaaaatatggtgtctaagaatagctggggattcccctgtgatgtgtagagaaaaaaaaaggccaatcctaccactgaaaattaagagcattaggttaatgcacaaaaggcccatcatctggttgcatttcagtgacatgggtgctttacctagctggtgccgaaatgcgaccatggtgGTGAAAGGGGTTTACGTAAAACGTAAAGTTACTAGGAATTGTCCTATCATGAAATCACGAAgttcatgtgaaattgtcataaCCGGATAATGTATTCATTTTCCCGTTCAGAAAAGTACAGGTTATGtgctgggttttgtttgtttgtttgtttctacagTAGATTTCATGCTAGAAATCGGTGAccaaaccacttttttttttttagcataaaaTAAGCttagcactgaaagggttaagcagtTTCTTTTGTCAAATACGATAAAGTATCATGTAGTGTTATGTGTTCTGTAATCTATTTCACTTTtgctcttctttttaaaaaaaaaatatatatttgctCCACTGTCAGAGAGTTCTTCGACTAATCAGTGATCCACGTAAGATACAAGAACactgatgttttttttcccccgcagtGATATCAGGGCTGTGGTCTGTTGTAGGCTTACTTTACaatctgttctctttttttctgtttcagacgGTGCCAAAAGAGCAACACTGAAAACAGCAAAAGCCAGTCGACAGACAGGAAGATGAACCACGTCCCAGTACACACATTTAACTGATTCGTCTCCGCTGGATTTATCATCTTAAGTTatcttcttaattttttttttttcgttttgttttgtatacTGTATCGTGCAAAAGCTGACGTGAAACACAACACCACTGTCTCATCGTTGTAGCATGTGTGGTGAAAACGGCAGGACCACCATCTGAAGAAAATACAATCacttttgtgtttcttttatcGTCTAGCTAgttacagtgattttttttttggtgccaggAGGTACACAACCAGACCTCCTGTTGTTTACATTCTTCCTCAAGTGTAAAACGTTCAGAAGGCGATGATGACGAGACAATGGACTcgtagttaaaacaacaacaacaacaacaaaaaacagagaataATTATACAGACAATAACTCTGATACGACCATGCTCTCCTGGTAAGTAACTAAAAGCACGagcaaaccaagaaaaaaaactaaGAGAACAAGTGTTATCTGTGGGATTTCACTGGAAAAGGGAACCACCATGACGACGGAGGAAGCAGAGAAGCCCAAACCCAAGCGAGTCAACTTCCGCAAGGAGCTGCTCCGCTACCAGAGCCTGCGGACGCAGCAGGATGCCTACACGTCGGACGAGGACCCCATCGAGCAGAAGACCAACGGCATCTGGAAGAACTTCATCTCGCAGTGCTCGGCCAGCTTCCTGGCCGTGTTCGCCGTCTTCCCGTCCCGCAACCTGCAGACCAGCATCCACACGGTGCACGACCTGGGCAAGATCTCGCTGTGCTGCATGTACGGCTCCTACATCCTGGGTTGCTTCCTGACAGGGCTCATCCTGCAGCGGTTCAAGGCCAAGTGCCTCCTCCTcgcctccctcctcttccacatCCTCTACTCCGTGGCCAACATCATCCCTTCGGCCTTCACCTTGCTGCCGGCTTCTTGCCTGGTCGGGCTGTGCCAGCCGGCGTTCTGGAGGGTGCAGGACTCCCTGCTGCTGGGCTACGGGCTGAGGTACTCCGTCACGGCCGCCTTGCCGCCCCAGAAGGCGCTGAGGATGTTCCAGACGGTGACCATTGTCACGGTGCACTCGGCACAGATCCTGGGCAACCTGCTCAGCTCGGGCCTCATCTCCGCCTCCGACTTCCACTGCGACGACGACTGGGAGGAGCTaggtggaggcggaggagggggagtggctgGGCATCACCccgaccacctccaccacccccaccccaataaccacctGCTCGTACACCACAacgcctccccctccttctcctcccctcctccccagcaCCACCACGAGGCGAAGGTCCCCGCGCGGAACGAGAAGTGGACCTACACGTTGCCCTTCGTGCCCATCCAGACCCGACGCTCCCCGAACGGGTCCCCCCCGGTGAACTTCTACCAGCTGCTGACGCTCATCTACCTGTGCATGAGCGTGGTGGCCATGGGCGCCGTGCTCATCTTCTTCCAGTCGCCAGACGTTACCCTGCAGCGGAAGCTGCCCGGGTGGAAGCAGAAGGTCAGGGACGTCCGCAAGTGTCTGACGGACGTGCGCTGGCTGCTGATTTGGTGTGCCGCCGTCTACATCGGCTGTGCCCAGGGCATCATCATCAGCGACATttctaaggtgtgtgtgtgtgtgtgtgtgtgcgggagggggggtgtgtgtgttgtgtgtgtgtgtgtgtttggtgtgtgtgtgtgtgtgtgtgtgtgtgtgtgtgcgaaagtttgttttcagtttgtatgtgcatctctctctctctctctctctctctctctctctctctctctctctctctctctctctctctctccctctctctctttctttctctctctccctctgcctccctctctctctctccatctctctctctccatccctctccctctccctccctctctctttctttctctctgtctctctccctccccccaccccgtctctctctgtgtatctctgtgtcactagctctgtgtctctgtgtctctgtctctgtctcccttccttcctccctacctccccctctctctctctgtctctgcttataTGTGTGTTCATTTCAGTCTATATTTGCCTGTCCCTGTGCTgagcctctcactgtctctatctctgagagagagagagagagagagagagagagagagagagagacacttatcAGTGCAGTTTTATGATAACATTTAGTGGCAAATAATGTAAACGGGTATTGAAAACATCACCCTTTGCCCTATTCTGAACTTTAAAGTTACTTTGAAATATAATTGGTGTTAATCTTATTTCTGATTTttatcttgttctgtctgtctgtctgtctgtctgtctgtctgtctgtctgtctgtctctctctctctctctctctctctctctctgattttctcaTCTTCTGAGCAaaggggaaaagtgtgtgtgtgtgtgtgtgtgtgtgtctgtgtgtgtctgtgtgtgtgtgtgtgtgtgtgtgtgtgtgtgtgtgtgtgtgtgtgtgtgcatgcgtgcgtgcgcgtgtacatTTTGACGGGTTGCTTTCGTATTTTCTTGACAGAAACagcccctatctatctatctatccatctatctatctatctatctatctacacacacacacacacacacacacacacacacacacacacacacacacacacacacacacacacattttaggaATATACACGAGTTGTTTTCGAATTCTCAGAAACAGCTCAatcattacaaacaaacaaacaagcaaaacacacaataTTTCTTGAACTagtttgtcactgtcattgaAGCATGTTAATTAACACTTCAAGACGACCAGCTACCacgaagaacagaaaaaaaaaatgtctgaaatataaATCGGTCTTTCGGAAACAGAGCTTTGATAAAGGAGTTGGCGGAACCAACATTATTGATGTGCGGACACTTCAGACATCCGGGAAAGAAAAGACTGCAATATAATCATTTTGCGTTGTTATCTCTGAGCATATTGCAAAAGGTATTTTGCAAgcatgttgcaaaaaaaaaaaaaaaaaaaaaaaaagaatttccaaGCCAGTTTAATTAGAATCGTCAATTTTCATTATGCTCGCAGTCCATCTTTGACAACACAGAACGTTGGAGGCAGCAGCTGTTATAATTATGAATGTTATGTTttgaacaaacatcacacacacacacacacacacacacacacacacacacacacacacacacacacatgcacgcgcgcaagcacacacacacacacacacacacacacacacacacacacacacacacacacatagcgcgtAACAAATTACGCGCGCGTAAAAAAAGTTATAGATAAAAgagtttaaaagaagaagaagaagaaaaaaaaggataagcgAAAAAACTGCGACAAATAattgtttgaaaacaaaaatcaataagcaaacaaaaacgaTATCATGATCAATTAACTCCTTCCTCGTGTAGAGACCTTACAGAATCATGCCAGACCAGAACTGAGTTTCGATTTGTGATAATTCTTGTCACTATACACACGGTAAATTCGGTAGACCGTCTACTTAAAATAACTATTAaagaatcgaatatttttttccaaaatgatTACTTAACTGTCAAAGAATAACTATCAAAGAATATTTTCTCCAAATGATTATTTAACTATCAAAAAATTATTTTCCCCAAATGATTTATGTTTACAGGTGCACACACGACACTCACCAAACTGATTGGTCGCTATGCTTGAGGATGGCAATAAATTTGTTCGATCACTGAAGAGATTTTAGGCGAACGCCATgacttagtttgtttttgttgttgttgttgttgttttatataaatCGATTTTGTTCGTATTGGTtaaatttgttgtgtgtgtgtgtgtgtgtgtgtgtgtgtgtgtgtgtgtgtgtgtgtgtggtgtgtgttgcattgtattactctttttcgtCATAACAgattttctgtatgaaattcgggctgctccccaggaggagagcacgtcgctacattgagagcgccacccttattttttgtattttttcctgcttgtaaaattttgtatttgttttcctatcgaaaacattttttctacagaattttgccagagacagcccttttgttgccgtaggttcttttacgttttatcgtctcatccgaatgtctagcgtccagaccaccactcaaggctagtggagggggagaaaatactggcgactgcctgtcagattctctcgcttccaaggcggacgcgttacctctaggccatcactccacatgtgtgtttgtgtgtgtagtgtgtgtgtgtgtttctctgtgtgcgtgtgtgtgtgtgtgtgtgtgtgtgtgtgtgtgtgtgtgagcgtgcgtgtgtgtatgtggagtgtgtgtgtgtatgtgtgtgtgtatgtgtgtgtgtgtgtgtgagcgtccgtgtgtgtgtgtgtgtgtgtgtgc
The sequence above is drawn from the Babylonia areolata isolate BAREFJ2019XMU chromosome 26, ASM4173473v1, whole genome shotgun sequence genome and encodes:
- the LOC143300265 gene encoding protein unc-93 homolog A-like, whose protein sequence is MVTVLTQPFGQPYSVCGVREVSGRGVVDEALSTDICDAGKQLLTVGMGRASDGGHGKRLDICDDRKQLLMVGMGRDQNYHQPPWPSGERRRLVTDGLEGLEFQSYERRCQKSNTENSKSQSTDRKMNHVPGTTMTTEEAEKPKPKRVNFRKELLRYQSLRTQQDAYTSDEDPIEQKTNGIWKNFISQCSASFLAVFAVFPSRNLQTSIHTVHDLGKISLCCMYGSYILGCFLTGLILQRFKAKCLLLASLLFHILYSVANIIPSAFTLLPASCLVGLCQPAFWRVQDSLLLGYGLRYSVTAALPPQKALRMFQTVTIVTVHSAQILGNLLSSGLISASDFHCDDDWEELNASPSFSSPPPQHHHEAKVPARNEKWTYTLPFVPIQTRRSPNGSPPVNFYQLLTLIYLCMSVVAMGAVLIFFQSPDVTLQRKLPGWKQKVRDVRKCLTDVRWLLIWCAAVYIGCAQGIIISDISKEYGSDVFGCFIVGYMMVSFGTGNLLAILLLDKMRSCSTHPLFLSTGFLMNVGVLVLTALWRPMESQSSLLLLYTAVWGIVDGTLQSQVQAVVGRYAREERDTAMTTFRVMQGVGLLATFLLSLLTRRLAVSLYLALPLHVLGFLGLVLATNHVGQREQGSRGDKDGGSGGGSSPHSSSPPYTPTPPPPPSHSYGAGGGGGSRQGNSRLQSEYSDIGGDGGEV